One genomic window of Mauremys mutica isolate MM-2020 ecotype Southern chromosome 5, ASM2049712v1, whole genome shotgun sequence includes the following:
- the LOC123371162 gene encoding uncharacterized protein F54H12.2-like produces MAFVHCGSEECAKSELDLFQIAPTQTSIEKSIYIEVPPLSAVTESAPIDFFIAGNGIDYMDLNNTLLYLCCKIVKGDGTELAADAEVGLVNYPVASIFSQLDVTLGDRLVSQSNNCYPYRAFIESVLNYSDDTLATQFSAGLFYKDTAGQHEKTELDGRNLGFVRRAKLTAESKTVELLGHLHSDLFFQEKLLLNGVDVKIKLTRSKDAFCLMGSAAEGFKLRIVSASLFVKKVRVAPGVRLGHAEALLASNAKYPVDRVGMKVFSIPAGSRVSNQENLFLGQLPKMLVLAFVDNDAFSGSYTKNPFHFKHYDINFVALYVDGEQVPTKPLQPDIEAGRCVREYMNLVQTAGKHMKDRSLLIDREEFAQGYTLFAFDLSPDQECADHYSLIKTGNLRAEIRFGGL; encoded by the coding sequence ATGGCTTTTGTTCACTGCGGGTCTGAAGAGTGCGCCAAATCCGAACTAGACTTGTTTCAAATAGCCCCTACGCAGACCAGCATTGAAAAAAGCATTTACATTGAGGTACCACCTCTATCGGCCGTTACGGAGTCTGCCCCCATTGACTTTTTTATAGCCGGGAATGGCATAGATTATATGGATTTAAACAATACGCTGCTTTACCTGTGTTGCAAGATTGTAAAAGGAGACGGAACTGAACTTGCCGCGGACGCCGAAGTGGGCCTGGTGAATTACCCGGTGGCCTCTATTTTCAGCCAGTTGGATGTTACGCTGGGAGACCGCCTTGTAAGCCAAAGCAACAATTGTTATCCTTACAGGGCCTTTATAGAATCAGTTCTCAATTACAGCGATGACACCCTCGCCACGCAATTTTCTGCCGGTCTGTTTTACAAAGACACTGCTGGACAACATGAAAAAACAGAGTTGGATGGAAGGAATCTAGGGTTTGTGAGGCGTGCAAAGCTGACGGCCGAGAGCAAAACGGTAGAGCTGCTGGGCCATCTACACAGTGACctgttttttcaagaaaaacttttGTTAAACGGAGTGGATGTGAAAATTAAACTGACGCGCAGTAAAGACGCTTTCTGTTTAATGGGCAGTGCGGCTGAAGGTTTTAAACTGCGCATTGTATCAGCGTCCCTTTTTGTGAAGAAAGTACGGGTGGCACCGGGTGTCCGTCTGGGGCACGCGGAGGCCCTGCTTGCCTCTAATGCTAAATACCCCGTGGACCGTGTGGGAATGAAAGTGTTTAGCATCCCTGCGGGCAGCAGGGTCAGTAACCAGGAGAACCTGTTTTTGGGGCAGTTACCCAAAATGCTTGTCCTAGCGTTTGTGGATAACGATGCCTTTAGCGGAAGTTACACTAAAAatccctttcattttaaacattacgATATTAATTTTGTGGCCTTGTATGTGGATGGTGAACAGGTACCGACCAAACCTCTGCAACCGGACATCGAGGCAGGACGCTGCGTGAGAGAATACATGAATTTGGTACAGACAGCTGGTAAACACATGAAAGATCGTTCTTTGTTAATTGACCGGGAGGAGTTTGCACAGGGTTACACCTTGTTTGCCTTTGACCTGTCTCCCGACCAGGAATGTGCAGATCATTATTCCCTAATTAAAACTGGGAACCTGAGAGCAGAAATACGTTTTGGAGGGCTTTGA